The Arachis hypogaea cultivar Tifrunner chromosome 14, arahy.Tifrunner.gnm2.J5K5, whole genome shotgun sequence genome has a segment encoding these proteins:
- the LOC112743707 gene encoding uncharacterized protein isoform X4 encodes MELDPKTMRTTKPGLKPVIITVIVPFSFILGFPLLWKSVEIYRSPLPFCGIEAFSSQLDSEPLHFRCQFQAMFLGFNFTASNDVAEAIINKMSLLNPNSSQCGNCGAYEVSVVIDSGSSCTRTENSKVQCPFNCGEEVAFFGGKFNDEDVDELLRGCLGNVDGGGNVYSVVVVNGGDKEAEVRAVVGKYRHAWILGRVLEEEALSRVAEIFAKVFMNGRSEGDSIRAEFMPVGADGRIILSFSLLNAEPRDWIYDWNFREIDEILLQPVIQSLQPIANITVESQVLYHTQKSSFSYWDEVLGSHISSTKDLPFFVNSNEWYLDTSVAAGGRSKMLQLVVYIPSAKECPLRLELPNGDLSNTNGFISPDIQKLFEILMGQLRQLLGLKSDNLYVGQSGTYVLQGSERGFTQWELDVLSRNHVCFNLYSCAATLGSLSRLVQSLPRMIITDEIGKQVMISLEAAKFAQSNASAGIYDASAASSRQARSLAEDSFFHPSIMSISYYSYWHSVIIYTPYFLFVIQPVILPVLSEWKRYKQENMKFVAWKAKAKAT; translated from the exons ATGGAGTTGGACCCCAAAACCATGCGAACCACCAAACCCGGCCTCAAGCCTGTCATCATCACCGTCATTGTCCCCTTCTCATTCATCCTAG GTTTCCCGCTGCTATGGAAATCGGTCGAAATCTACCGTTCTCCGCTCCCCTTCTGTGGAATAGAAGCATTCTCTTCGCAATTGGACTCCGAACCCTTACACTTCCGTTGCCAATTCCAAGCCATGTTCCTTGGTTTCAACTTCACCGCCTCAAACGACGTCGCAGAAGCAATTATCAACAAGATGTCCCTACTGAACCCTAACTCCTCGCAATGCGGTAATTGCGGTGCCTATGAGGTCTCTGTGGTGATTGATTCGGGCTCAAGTTGCACGCGGACGGAGAATTCGAAGGTTCAGTGTCCGTTTAATTGTGGTGAAGAAGTTGCTTTTTTTGGCGGGAAGTTTAATGATGAAGATGTTGATGAGTTGCTGAGGGGTTGTTTGGGGAATGTGGATGGTGGAGGGAACGTGTATAGTGTGGTGGTGGTGAATGGGGGCGACAAGGAGGCAGAGGTGAGGGCTGTGGTGGGGAAGTATCGGCACGCGTGGATACTCGGCCGTGTTTTGGAGGAGGAGGCGCTTTCGAGGGTGGCTGAAATCTTTGCCAAGGTGTTCATGAATGGTAGGAGTGAAGGAGATTCGATTCGTGCCGAGTTCATGCCGGTTGGTGCTGATGGCAGGATTATTCTTTCCTTCAGTTTGCTCAATGCAGAGCCGCGGGATTGGATATATGATTG GAATTTTCGTGAAATTGATGAGATTCTGTTGCAACCTGTAATCCAATCTTTGCAACCTATAGCAAACATAACAGTTGAAAGCCAG GTTTTATATCATACGCAAAAGTCTTCATTTTCTTACTGGGATGAGGTGCTTGGAAGCCACATTTCTAGTACCAAGGATCTTCCTTTCTTT GTTAATTCTAATGAGTGGTACTTGGATACTTCAGTTGCAGCCGGTGGGAGATCTAAAATGTTGCAACTTGTAGT GTATATACCATCAGCAAAGGAATGTCCTCTCCGGTTGGAGCTTCCAAATGGAGACCTGTCTAATACTAATGGATTTATATCCCCA GATATCCAGAAGCTTTTTGAAATTCTAATGGGGCAGTTGCGGCAACTCCTTGGTCTTAAGTCTGATAACCTCTATGTTGGTCAATCAGGCACATACGTGCTCCAAGGGAGTGAAAGAGGATTCACACAATG GGAGTTGGATGTTTTGTCACGGAATCATGTTTGCTTTAATCTCTATTCTTGTGCGGCAACACTTGGATCTCTTTCCAGATTG GTTCAATCGTTGCCAAGGATGATTATCACTGATGAAATTGGAAAACAG GTGATGATTTCTTTGGAAGCtgcaaaatttgctcaaagtaATGCATCTGCTGGAATTTATGATGCATCTGCTG CATCATCAAGGCAAGCAAGATCTCTGGCAGAGGATTCCTTTTTTCATCCTTCAATTATGTCTATCAGTTATTATTCATATTGGCATTCTGTTATCATCTATACG CCATATTTTCTGTTTGTTATACAGCCAGTCATCTTACCTGTTTTGAGTgaatggaaaagatacaagcaagaAAATATGAAGTTTGTCGCATGGAAGGCCAAAGCAAAAGCAACATAA
- the LOC112743707 gene encoding uncharacterized protein isoform X1, producing MELDPKTMRTTKPGLKPVIITVIVPFSFILGFPLLWKSVEIYRSPLPFCGIEAFSSQLDSEPLHFRCQFQAMFLGFNFTASNDVAEAIINKMSLLNPNSSQCGNCGAYEVSVVIDSGSSCTRTENSKVQCPFNCGEEVAFFGGKFNDEDVDELLRGCLGNVDGGGNVYSVVVVNGGDKEAEVRAVVGKYRHAWILGRVLEEEALSRVAEIFAKVFMNGRSEGDSIRAEFMPVGADGRIILSFSLLNAEPRDWIYDWNFREIDEILLQPVIQSLQPIANITVESQVLYHTQKSSFSYWDEVLGSHISSTKDLPFFVNSNEWYLDTSVAAGGRSKMLQLVVYIPSAKECPLRLELPNGDLSNTNGFISPMWGGVVVWNPQSCKKDLESKDSVKHMISTQDIQKLFEILMGQLRQLLGLKSDNLYVGQSGTYVLQGSERGFTQWELDVLSRNHVCFNLYSCAATLGSLSRLVQSLPRMIITDEIGKQVMISLEAAKFAQSNASAGIYDASAASSRQARSLAEDSFFHPSIMSISYYSYWHSVIIYTPYFLFVIQPVILPVLSEWKRYKQENMKFVAWKAKAKAT from the exons ATGGAGTTGGACCCCAAAACCATGCGAACCACCAAACCCGGCCTCAAGCCTGTCATCATCACCGTCATTGTCCCCTTCTCATTCATCCTAG GTTTCCCGCTGCTATGGAAATCGGTCGAAATCTACCGTTCTCCGCTCCCCTTCTGTGGAATAGAAGCATTCTCTTCGCAATTGGACTCCGAACCCTTACACTTCCGTTGCCAATTCCAAGCCATGTTCCTTGGTTTCAACTTCACCGCCTCAAACGACGTCGCAGAAGCAATTATCAACAAGATGTCCCTACTGAACCCTAACTCCTCGCAATGCGGTAATTGCGGTGCCTATGAGGTCTCTGTGGTGATTGATTCGGGCTCAAGTTGCACGCGGACGGAGAATTCGAAGGTTCAGTGTCCGTTTAATTGTGGTGAAGAAGTTGCTTTTTTTGGCGGGAAGTTTAATGATGAAGATGTTGATGAGTTGCTGAGGGGTTGTTTGGGGAATGTGGATGGTGGAGGGAACGTGTATAGTGTGGTGGTGGTGAATGGGGGCGACAAGGAGGCAGAGGTGAGGGCTGTGGTGGGGAAGTATCGGCACGCGTGGATACTCGGCCGTGTTTTGGAGGAGGAGGCGCTTTCGAGGGTGGCTGAAATCTTTGCCAAGGTGTTCATGAATGGTAGGAGTGAAGGAGATTCGATTCGTGCCGAGTTCATGCCGGTTGGTGCTGATGGCAGGATTATTCTTTCCTTCAGTTTGCTCAATGCAGAGCCGCGGGATTGGATATATGATTG GAATTTTCGTGAAATTGATGAGATTCTGTTGCAACCTGTAATCCAATCTTTGCAACCTATAGCAAACATAACAGTTGAAAGCCAG GTTTTATATCATACGCAAAAGTCTTCATTTTCTTACTGGGATGAGGTGCTTGGAAGCCACATTTCTAGTACCAAGGATCTTCCTTTCTTT GTTAATTCTAATGAGTGGTACTTGGATACTTCAGTTGCAGCCGGTGGGAGATCTAAAATGTTGCAACTTGTAGT GTATATACCATCAGCAAAGGAATGTCCTCTCCGGTTGGAGCTTCCAAATGGAGACCTGTCTAATACTAATGGATTTATATCCCCA ATGTGGGGAGGTGTTGTCGTATGGAATCCCCAAAGCTgtaaaaaagatttggaaagtaAGGATTCAGTCAAACATATGATTTCAACCCAG GATATCCAGAAGCTTTTTGAAATTCTAATGGGGCAGTTGCGGCAACTCCTTGGTCTTAAGTCTGATAACCTCTATGTTGGTCAATCAGGCACATACGTGCTCCAAGGGAGTGAAAGAGGATTCACACAATG GGAGTTGGATGTTTTGTCACGGAATCATGTTTGCTTTAATCTCTATTCTTGTGCGGCAACACTTGGATCTCTTTCCAGATTG GTTCAATCGTTGCCAAGGATGATTATCACTGATGAAATTGGAAAACAG GTGATGATTTCTTTGGAAGCtgcaaaatttgctcaaagtaATGCATCTGCTGGAATTTATGATGCATCTGCTG CATCATCAAGGCAAGCAAGATCTCTGGCAGAGGATTCCTTTTTTCATCCTTCAATTATGTCTATCAGTTATTATTCATATTGGCATTCTGTTATCATCTATACG CCATATTTTCTGTTTGTTATACAGCCAGTCATCTTACCTGTTTTGAGTgaatggaaaagatacaagcaagaAAATATGAAGTTTGTCGCATGGAAGGCCAAAGCAAAAGCAACATAA
- the LOC112743707 gene encoding uncharacterized protein isoform X2 translates to MELDPKTMRTTKPGLKPVIITVIVPFSFILGFPLLWKSVEIYRSPLPFCGIEAFSSQLDSEPLHFRCQFQAMFLGFNFTASNDVAEAIINKMSLLNPNSSQCGNCGAYEVSVVIDSGSSCTRTENSKVQCPFNCGEEVAFFGGKFNDEDVDELLRGCLGNVDGGGNVYSVVVVNGGDKEAEVRAVVGKYRHAWILGRVLEEEALSRVAEIFAKVFMNGRSEGDSIRAEFMPVGADGRIILSFSLLNAEPRDWIYDWNFREIDEILLQPVIQSLQPIANITVESQVLYHTQKSSFSYWDEVLGSHISSTKDLPFFVNSNEWYLDTSVAAGGRSKMLQLVVYIPSAKECPLRLELPNGDLSNTNGFISPMWGGVVVWNPQSCKKDLESKDSVKHMISTQDIQKLFEILMGQLRQLLGLKSDNLYVGQSGTYVLQGSERGFTQWELDVLSRNHVCFNLYSCAATLGSLSRLVQSLPRMIITDEIGKQVMISLEAAKFAQSNASAGIYDASAASSRQARSLAEDSFFHPSIMSISYYSYWHSVIIYTPVILPVLSEWKRYKQENMKFVAWKAKAKAT, encoded by the exons ATGGAGTTGGACCCCAAAACCATGCGAACCACCAAACCCGGCCTCAAGCCTGTCATCATCACCGTCATTGTCCCCTTCTCATTCATCCTAG GTTTCCCGCTGCTATGGAAATCGGTCGAAATCTACCGTTCTCCGCTCCCCTTCTGTGGAATAGAAGCATTCTCTTCGCAATTGGACTCCGAACCCTTACACTTCCGTTGCCAATTCCAAGCCATGTTCCTTGGTTTCAACTTCACCGCCTCAAACGACGTCGCAGAAGCAATTATCAACAAGATGTCCCTACTGAACCCTAACTCCTCGCAATGCGGTAATTGCGGTGCCTATGAGGTCTCTGTGGTGATTGATTCGGGCTCAAGTTGCACGCGGACGGAGAATTCGAAGGTTCAGTGTCCGTTTAATTGTGGTGAAGAAGTTGCTTTTTTTGGCGGGAAGTTTAATGATGAAGATGTTGATGAGTTGCTGAGGGGTTGTTTGGGGAATGTGGATGGTGGAGGGAACGTGTATAGTGTGGTGGTGGTGAATGGGGGCGACAAGGAGGCAGAGGTGAGGGCTGTGGTGGGGAAGTATCGGCACGCGTGGATACTCGGCCGTGTTTTGGAGGAGGAGGCGCTTTCGAGGGTGGCTGAAATCTTTGCCAAGGTGTTCATGAATGGTAGGAGTGAAGGAGATTCGATTCGTGCCGAGTTCATGCCGGTTGGTGCTGATGGCAGGATTATTCTTTCCTTCAGTTTGCTCAATGCAGAGCCGCGGGATTGGATATATGATTG GAATTTTCGTGAAATTGATGAGATTCTGTTGCAACCTGTAATCCAATCTTTGCAACCTATAGCAAACATAACAGTTGAAAGCCAG GTTTTATATCATACGCAAAAGTCTTCATTTTCTTACTGGGATGAGGTGCTTGGAAGCCACATTTCTAGTACCAAGGATCTTCCTTTCTTT GTTAATTCTAATGAGTGGTACTTGGATACTTCAGTTGCAGCCGGTGGGAGATCTAAAATGTTGCAACTTGTAGT GTATATACCATCAGCAAAGGAATGTCCTCTCCGGTTGGAGCTTCCAAATGGAGACCTGTCTAATACTAATGGATTTATATCCCCA ATGTGGGGAGGTGTTGTCGTATGGAATCCCCAAAGCTgtaaaaaagatttggaaagtaAGGATTCAGTCAAACATATGATTTCAACCCAG GATATCCAGAAGCTTTTTGAAATTCTAATGGGGCAGTTGCGGCAACTCCTTGGTCTTAAGTCTGATAACCTCTATGTTGGTCAATCAGGCACATACGTGCTCCAAGGGAGTGAAAGAGGATTCACACAATG GGAGTTGGATGTTTTGTCACGGAATCATGTTTGCTTTAATCTCTATTCTTGTGCGGCAACACTTGGATCTCTTTCCAGATTG GTTCAATCGTTGCCAAGGATGATTATCACTGATGAAATTGGAAAACAG GTGATGATTTCTTTGGAAGCtgcaaaatttgctcaaagtaATGCATCTGCTGGAATTTATGATGCATCTGCTG CATCATCAAGGCAAGCAAGATCTCTGGCAGAGGATTCCTTTTTTCATCCTTCAATTATGTCTATCAGTTATTATTCATATTGGCATTCTGTTATCATCTATACG CCAGTCATCTTACCTGTTTTGAGTgaatggaaaagatacaagcaagaAAATATGAAGTTTGTCGCATGGAAGGCCAAAGCAAAAGCAACATAA
- the LOC112743707 gene encoding uncharacterized protein isoform X3, translated as MELDPKTMRTTKPGLKPVIITVIVPFSFILGFPLLWKSVEIYRSPLPFCGIEAFSSQLDSEPLHFRCQFQAMFLGFNFTASNDVAEAIINKMSLLNPNSSQCGNCGAYEVSVVIDSGSSCTRTENSKVQCPFNCGEEVAFFGGKFNDEDVDELLRGCLGNVDGGGNVYSVVVVNGGDKEAEVRAVVGKYRHAWILGRVLEEEALSRVAEIFAKVFMNGRSEGDSIRAEFMPVGADGRIILSFSLLNAEPRDWIYDWNFREIDEILLQPVIQSLQPIANITVESQVLYHTQKSSFSYWDEVLGSHISSTKDLPFFVNSNEWYLDTSVAAGGRSKMLQLVVYIPSAKECPLRLELPNGDLSNTNGFISPMWGGVVVWNPQSCKKDLEIMKQDIQKLFEILMGQLRQLLGLKSDNLYVGQSGTYVLQGSERGFTQWELDVLSRNHVCFNLYSCAATLGSLSRLVQSLPRMIITDEIGKQVMISLEAAKFAQSNASAGIYDASAASSRQARSLAEDSFFHPSIMSISYYSYWHSVIIYTPYFLFVIQPVILPVLSEWKRYKQENMKFVAWKAKAKAT; from the exons ATGGAGTTGGACCCCAAAACCATGCGAACCACCAAACCCGGCCTCAAGCCTGTCATCATCACCGTCATTGTCCCCTTCTCATTCATCCTAG GTTTCCCGCTGCTATGGAAATCGGTCGAAATCTACCGTTCTCCGCTCCCCTTCTGTGGAATAGAAGCATTCTCTTCGCAATTGGACTCCGAACCCTTACACTTCCGTTGCCAATTCCAAGCCATGTTCCTTGGTTTCAACTTCACCGCCTCAAACGACGTCGCAGAAGCAATTATCAACAAGATGTCCCTACTGAACCCTAACTCCTCGCAATGCGGTAATTGCGGTGCCTATGAGGTCTCTGTGGTGATTGATTCGGGCTCAAGTTGCACGCGGACGGAGAATTCGAAGGTTCAGTGTCCGTTTAATTGTGGTGAAGAAGTTGCTTTTTTTGGCGGGAAGTTTAATGATGAAGATGTTGATGAGTTGCTGAGGGGTTGTTTGGGGAATGTGGATGGTGGAGGGAACGTGTATAGTGTGGTGGTGGTGAATGGGGGCGACAAGGAGGCAGAGGTGAGGGCTGTGGTGGGGAAGTATCGGCACGCGTGGATACTCGGCCGTGTTTTGGAGGAGGAGGCGCTTTCGAGGGTGGCTGAAATCTTTGCCAAGGTGTTCATGAATGGTAGGAGTGAAGGAGATTCGATTCGTGCCGAGTTCATGCCGGTTGGTGCTGATGGCAGGATTATTCTTTCCTTCAGTTTGCTCAATGCAGAGCCGCGGGATTGGATATATGATTG GAATTTTCGTGAAATTGATGAGATTCTGTTGCAACCTGTAATCCAATCTTTGCAACCTATAGCAAACATAACAGTTGAAAGCCAG GTTTTATATCATACGCAAAAGTCTTCATTTTCTTACTGGGATGAGGTGCTTGGAAGCCACATTTCTAGTACCAAGGATCTTCCTTTCTTT GTTAATTCTAATGAGTGGTACTTGGATACTTCAGTTGCAGCCGGTGGGAGATCTAAAATGTTGCAACTTGTAGT GTATATACCATCAGCAAAGGAATGTCCTCTCCGGTTGGAGCTTCCAAATGGAGACCTGTCTAATACTAATGGATTTATATCCCCA ATGTGGGGAGGTGTTGTCGTATGGAATCCCCAAAGCTgtaaaaaagatttggaaa TCATGAAACAGGATATCCAGAAGCTTTTTGAAATTCTAATGGGGCAGTTGCGGCAACTCCTTGGTCTTAAGTCTGATAACCTCTATGTTGGTCAATCAGGCACATACGTGCTCCAAGGGAGTGAAAGAGGATTCACACAATG GGAGTTGGATGTTTTGTCACGGAATCATGTTTGCTTTAATCTCTATTCTTGTGCGGCAACACTTGGATCTCTTTCCAGATTG GTTCAATCGTTGCCAAGGATGATTATCACTGATGAAATTGGAAAACAG GTGATGATTTCTTTGGAAGCtgcaaaatttgctcaaagtaATGCATCTGCTGGAATTTATGATGCATCTGCTG CATCATCAAGGCAAGCAAGATCTCTGGCAGAGGATTCCTTTTTTCATCCTTCAATTATGTCTATCAGTTATTATTCATATTGGCATTCTGTTATCATCTATACG CCATATTTTCTGTTTGTTATACAGCCAGTCATCTTACCTGTTTTGAGTgaatggaaaagatacaagcaagaAAATATGAAGTTTGTCGCATGGAAGGCCAAAGCAAAAGCAACATAA